The genomic region ATAAATGATGGTTTTGGAATAATTTTTGGAAATTTCAAGTACCATTCCCTTTTTTTCAAATATGTAATTGCTTTTTATAGACCATATAGCACCGATTCCATACATAACTATGCTTAGATGTAAAATCGGTAGGAACGTCGGGAAGTTTTTTACTTCATTTTCAAAAGATATATTTATGAAATTCGAGGCAACCAAAACAAGTGTACTTTCCGTTATAATTGGTATTGAATAAGTAATGATTGTATAACGGATAGCAATGGGCCAATTAATTGATAGTATGTAACTTGAGGCTATGGCAAAAAAAGAAAAGTTAATAAAAATTCGCAACGGGTAAGGAAAATGAAGTACGTATAGTGAGCATGATAACAATGCTTCTACCAAGGCTAATGATAGTATTTTTAAAGCTAATTCCCTTTTGTATATACCAATTATTTGCGCTACTAGAAAATTAAGGGCGGCGCTTTGAGGAATCGATATAAGAATTAATGTAAAGGCGAATTCAGTTAAATCCATTCCATTACCCCGCCTTATCTTCCTAGCGCGAATTCCAAAAAGATGTCTTTTTGCCCTAAAAAAGTAACCCTACGAAAAATTTCATAAACAATTATACAACATTGTTTTTGTTGAAATTCGTCGAATTTTGTCCTTTTATCCATTCTCATTCTAATTATTTCTTCTTCCATTCATTGGAATATCAATTCATCAATGGCAATGTCATGCTTTTATTTTTTACTTGATGTATTGACCAATGGTAAGTTAAACTGAAATAACATGATAACCCTCGAATGGAGGTCTGCCCATGACACGCATTACCGTCGAACTTGTCCCCCGCTCAGAAGAGGCGCTCATCTCCGAACTTGAGATGATTCAGCAAGAGTTCCCGCAGGTCATGGGGATCAACATACCTGATTTGCTGCGCTTTCCTCTGCGCAGTTGGGATGCCTGCACCTGTGCGAAGCGCTATTTTGAGACAGCCATCCCCCACATCCGGGCCATTGACCTGAATCCGGATATGCCATTGCAGATGGCCGAACAATTGCAACAGGATGGGATTACAGAGGTCCTTATCGTGACGGGCGATCCGCCCCAGGATATGTCCCGCAAGGTGTATCCCACGACGAGCATTGACGTGATCCGCCGGTTCAAGCGGGAACTGCCCGGCATGAAAGTCTATGCCGCCATTGATCCCTACCGGTATAGCTTGCGGAAGGAATACGACTACATTAAACGTAAGATCGATGCCGGAGCGGACGGATTCTTTACGCAGCCATTCTTTGATCTGCGTTTTATGGAGATCTATGGTGAAATGCTCGAAGGACAACAGGTTTTTTGGGGTATTTCTCCGGTGACGACGGAAAAGTCGGCTTGCTACTGGGAAACGAAAAACCATGTCGTTTTTCCCGCAGGTTTTGAACCGACTTTGGAATGGAACATTCGCTTCGCCCGAGAGGTGCTGGACTTTGTTGAGCAATCCAAGGCGAATATGTATTTCATGCCGATTCGCACGGACCTGCGCGCCTATTTGCATGGGATTTTCTGCAATTCATAAATACTAATCCCCCACCGCCCCGGCCCAGGCATTGTCCCTGGCCCAGGGGCGCTCGGCGTTTTTTTAATATTCGAAATCTTAATCTTCCAACTATATAATACGAGAAGATGTACTAAAAGACACACCTGCCCCGTTAATTTTTTGAAAAAACTTACAGCACTGAAAGGAGACCGCGCTGTGGACATCCCTTTTGAGAACCTTTCGGGTATTGTTAAAGCCATCAGTCGCATCCTGCCCTGGGATGTCTCCATCGCCATTTCCGAACATGACCGGTTCGTCTACTACCAGCCCAGTTCCACCGTCGACCTGAAGATCAAGCCGGGCGATCTCATCAAGGAGGGCAGCGTGACCATGCAGGCCCTTCATTCGGGCGGTCCCATCTCCATGTACATGGAAGAGGATCTCTACGGCGTTCCTTATTTCGCCATCAGCACCCCTCTACATGAACTGGGCCTGGAGAAGTCCTGCCTGACGGCGGTGATCCCGCCCTTTTTGGCCAATGAGATCGTCAAACTGCCGCGCCACAAGTTTCTCATCGGCAAGAGTGAAGAAAAGTGGATCCCCATCCCGCTCGAAGAGATCGCCTACATTGACTCGGAAAACGGGCGGACCCGCATCTTTACCGAAGATGACCAGTACATCAACAAGCACACCCTCTTTGAACTGGAGTGGCTGCTGCCGCGAAACCAGTACATCCGCTGCCACCGGGCCTATATCGTCAACGTGGACAAGATCGCTGAGATCCTGCCCGATTTTCACTCCACCTTCCTCCTTTCCTTAAAGACAAAACGCAAGACCCAGATCCCCGTCAGCCAGCGCTACGCCAGCCACTTCCGTCGGCTCATGGGCTTTTGAGGCGATTTTTTGCGATTCCAAAGGTGTTTTTTCTCGCTTGTCCACTATTATTCTCGTTTGACCGAAAATGGCTGAAAAGCGCAAACTTTTTGTGATATTCTCCACTGTGGTTCTGTCTTTTTTTATAGTACATATATTAGGAGGATTTTGAATGCTTTCCCAACGCTTGCGCAATGCCACCCTGAGAGAACGCATCGTAACTGCAGAAGAAGCAGCGTCCTGGATCGAGGACGGGATGACCCTCGGCTTCAGCGGGTTTACCGCAGCCGGCGACGTAAAAGTGATCCCCCTGGCTTTGGTCGAGCGTGTGAAGAACGAAGGAAAGCCGTTCAAAGTCAACGTCTATACCGGGGCTTCCATCAGCTCCCACATTGACGGCATCCTGGCCGAATCGGGCATCGTTCACCGCCGCCTGCCCTACCAGTCGGAAAAGCGCATGCGGACCGCTCTCAATAAGGGCGATGTCTGCTACATGGATCAGCACCTCTCCCATACGGCGGAACTGCTCCGTTCCGGCGCCATTCCGCCCGTCGACGTGGCCCTGATCGAAGCGGCCGCCATCACCGAAGAGGGACACATCATCCCGAGCACCTCTGTCGGCAACTCCCACATCTTCGTCGCCCAGGCCAAAGAGGTCATCATCGAGTTGAACGTCGCCCAGCCCCTGGCCCTGGAAGGGGTCCATGACATCTACGATCCCGGCTACCAAGGGCACCGTCAGCCGATTCCCCTCACCCAGGTGGGCCAGCGCGTCGGCACGACGGCGATTCCTGTCGACCCGGCCAAGATCCGCGGCAAGCTGGTGCTCCGCCCGCAGGAGATGTCCAACAACCCCGGCCTGATCCGCCGCCTTGGCCTGATCGCCATCAACACGGCCCTGGAAGTGGACATCTACGGCCATGTCAACTCGACCCACGTCATGGGCACCCAGATGATGAACGGCATCGGCGGCTCCGGCGACTTCGCCCGCAACGCCCGCCTCACCTTCTTCTGCACCAAGTCCTACGCCAAAAACGGCAAGATCTCCAGCATCGTTCCCATGTGCTCCCATGTGGACCACACGGAACACGACGTGGACATCATCGTCACCGAACAGGGCCTGGCCGACCTGCGCGGCCTCTCCCCCCGGGAGCGGGCCAAGCGGATTATCGAGAACTGCGCCCATCCCTCCTACCGTCCCCTGCTGCGGGCTTACTACGAGGAAGCCGTGGCCCGCGGCGGTCACACGCCCCATGTCATTGAAAAGGCCCTCTCCTTCCATGCCCGGTACGTGCAGACGGGGTCGATGCTGGAGTAGGGCTGTCTGAAGAAGATTTTTCGTAAAAAAAGATACCCGAATGGGAAAGGGAGTTGGACGCTCGATCCAACTCCCTTTTTTCTTCACCCCAACCCCATGTTTATGCGGTTTTGCGGGCTATTTTCTTCAAGAACCGGGCGCAGTCATTGTTCACAGAGCCGCGCTTTGCGTCCCGTCATTCAACCAGCGATGCACCCAAACGATAATGACTGACGTTTCTATTTTTTTCCTTATACAATTAGAGAGGTGAATCGCCCTGATTGATGAAGTAGAGCCCCACCAGACACAGGACGATCCCGAGCACTTTTTTGGCTGACAGCGCCTCGCTGAACACCAGCACCCCGATGGGGATGATCAACAGCGCCACAGCCGTATTGGAGATGACCGGCGCAACGCTGATGTTGCCGCCAGCCCGGTAGGCGAGCATAAAGCCCATCTCCAATCCGACGATGGAGATGCCAAGGGCGATGCTGGTCCAGTTCACCTTTTTGAGTGATTCGAGGAGCCCCCCCTCCTGGCTGAAAAACGGCAGGAGCAGCAGGCAGGCGACCATCGCGGTCAGATAGGTCGTCGCCAGCGCCACGACGGGGTTGCTGTTCTGGGGCGTGATTTTCAAGAAAAAATGGTAGGCGATGTTGGCGATGATGGTGAGTCCGATGGCGAGATAAAACAACAAACGCGACGACTTCCCTTCTGATCATTCTCAGCCATCATTGTACCAGATGCGCGGCTGTTGATACACTTGCCTGGTTATTCACATTTTCCACAGACCCCACGGCATTCACATTGTTCACATTACCCACGTTCCACACATTATCCACATTACCCACAAGACCTTTGTTATCCACGCTACCCACATTGTTCACACTGGTATACCGGCGCTCTCCCGGCAAAATCGAGTTGGGTCACGACTCGTTCCAATAGGCAATATGAAAAAGCCGGGGAGTCCACGCCCTCCGGCACACTCCCCGGCCTTTCCTTTCCCTAGGATCTTATTTGCTCCGGTTCAGCCCGTATTCCTCGATCAGCCCTTTGGCCTCCTCATAGTACTGGTCGCAATATGCGGTAAATTCTTCACCGGACATATACTCAGCCGGTTGGCCGATCCTTTCCATATCTTTTAAGTACTCGGGATCCTTGCATATGTTTCGGAAACCTTCGCGGAGCGTTCTGACGATGGCCGGATCGGTTCCGGCCGGCACGGAAAAGCCCCGCCGTA from Heliomicrobium undosum harbors:
- a CDS encoding LytTR family DNA-binding domain-containing protein; translation: MDIPFENLSGIVKAISRILPWDVSIAISEHDRFVYYQPSSTVDLKIKPGDLIKEGSVTMQALHSGGPISMYMEEDLYGVPYFAISTPLHELGLEKSCLTAVIPPFLANEIVKLPRHKFLIGKSEEKWIPIPLEEIAYIDSENGRTRIFTEDDQYINKHTLFELEWLLPRNQYIRCHRAYIVNVDKIAEILPDFHSTFLLSLKTKRKTQIPVSQRYASHFRRLMGF
- a CDS encoding acetyl-CoA hydrolase/transferase C-terminal domain-containing protein translates to MLSQRLRNATLRERIVTAEEAASWIEDGMTLGFSGFTAAGDVKVIPLALVERVKNEGKPFKVNVYTGASISSHIDGILAESGIVHRRLPYQSEKRMRTALNKGDVCYMDQHLSHTAELLRSGAIPPVDVALIEAAAITEEGHIIPSTSVGNSHIFVAQAKEVIIELNVAQPLALEGVHDIYDPGYQGHRQPIPLTQVGQRVGTTAIPVDPAKIRGKLVLRPQEMSNNPGLIRRLGLIAINTALEVDIYGHVNSTHVMGTQMMNGIGGSGDFARNARLTFFCTKSYAKNGKISSIVPMCSHVDHTEHDVDIIVTEQGLADLRGLSPRERAKRIIENCAHPSYRPLLRAYYEEAVARGGHTPHVIEKALSFHARYVQTGSMLE
- a CDS encoding EamA family transporter yields the protein MLFYLAIGLTIIANIAYHFFLKITPQNSNPVVALATTYLTAMVACLLLLPFFSQEGGLLESLKKVNWTSIALGISIVGLEMGFMLAYRAGGNISVAPVISNTAVALLIIPIGVLVFSEALSAKKVLGIVLCLVGLYFINQGDSPL
- a CDS encoding methylenetetrahydrofolate reductase, with product MTRITVELVPRSEEALISELEMIQQEFPQVMGINIPDLLRFPLRSWDACTCAKRYFETAIPHIRAIDLNPDMPLQMAEQLQQDGITEVLIVTGDPPQDMSRKVYPTTSIDVIRRFKRELPGMKVYAAIDPYRYSLRKEYDYIKRKIDAGADGFFTQPFFDLRFMEIYGEMLEGQQVFWGISPVTTEKSACYWETKNHVVFPAGFEPTLEWNIRFAREVLDFVEQSKANMYFMPIRTDLRAYLHGIFCNS